A genomic window from Prochlorococcus sp. RS04 includes:
- a CDS encoding 2-deoxyribose-5-phosphate aldolase yields MPNIEYELNEKIHAIIINPYLSWEDFCVNCGLIRKYNIKNISTSLNYLTDLKNCLGNYSADINALISYPLADLPVSFIEELVSFAKDKGAKGIEYIPNFINLSKRNLETFAAEIEQVKLSGLPVSIIINKSKLQEEVFINAIEICLELGIKNFQFGDGFGSPFTSNDVPEILKITGSQNQIKVVGGIKKLTQVIDLFDNGISCVGTSNFCEIFQEVNF; encoded by the coding sequence TTAAACGAGAAAATTCATGCGATTATTATTAACCCTTATTTATCATGGGAAGATTTCTGTGTGAATTGCGGTTTAATAAGAAAATACAATATCAAAAATATTTCTACTTCACTAAATTATTTAACTGATCTTAAAAACTGTTTGGGTAATTACAGTGCGGATATAAACGCACTTATTTCTTACCCCTTAGCAGATTTACCAGTTTCATTTATTGAAGAATTAGTTTCTTTTGCAAAAGATAAGGGTGCAAAAGGAATTGAATATATCCCAAACTTTATCAATTTATCCAAAAGAAATTTAGAAACTTTCGCTGCTGAAATTGAGCAAGTTAAATTATCTGGATTACCAGTTTCAATAATCATAAATAAATCAAAACTACAAGAAGAAGTTTTTATTAATGCGATAGAAATATGTTTGGAATTAGGAATAAAAAATTTTCAATTCGGGGACGGGTTTGGATCTCCTTTTACATCTAATGATGTCCCCGAAATACTAAAAATAACAGGCTCTCAAAATCAAATAAAAGTTGTAGGTGGTATAAAAAAACTGACACAAGTTATTGATTTGTTTGATAATGGAATTAGTTGCGTTGGAACTTCTAATTTTTGTGAGATTTTCCAAGAAGTAAATTTTTAA
- the recO gene encoding DNA repair protein RecO has protein sequence MSGSGECRLEGLCIKASPLGENDRLITILTDEQGIVRLAVPGARRPKSSLAAATPLTYLSLQIFGKRNLKSVRQIKILKSYSGLGKNIECLAAAQAITELTFLLVGNNDKQQNYLSCVLAHLDRIHLYEESKEEDIKMLSMSIQSLIHLLAIGGINLPIHHCCKTGEPIIPPLGNWEWSCYYLPSEGFSSIEDPQSNLKINASEVALLQRLLFPELPIKSNGELLGPKKVWLKILFIIETWISAQLEKELSSLKILREIYS, from the coding sequence ATGTCTGGTTCTGGTGAGTGCAGACTAGAGGGTCTCTGTATTAAAGCTTCTCCATTAGGCGAAAATGATAGATTAATAACTATTCTTACTGATGAGCAGGGGATTGTTCGATTAGCGGTACCTGGTGCTAGACGTCCTAAAAGTAGTCTTGCAGCAGCTACTCCATTAACATATTTAAGTCTGCAAATTTTTGGGAAAAGAAATCTTAAATCAGTACGTCAAATTAAAATATTAAAAAGCTATTCTGGTCTAGGGAAAAATATTGAATGTCTTGCAGCCGCGCAAGCAATAACTGAATTAACTTTTTTATTAGTAGGTAATAATGATAAGCAACAAAACTATTTATCATGTGTTCTTGCACATCTAGATAGGATTCATTTGTATGAAGAATCTAAAGAAGAAGATATTAAAATGCTCTCAATGAGTATTCAATCTTTAATCCATCTATTAGCCATTGGAGGTATAAATTTACCAATTCATCATTGCTGTAAAACTGGAGAACCTATTATTCCGCCTTTAGGAAATTGGGAATGGAGTTGTTATTATTTGCCAAGTGAAGGGTTTTCGTCAATTGAAGATCCTCAAAGTAATCTAAAAATAAATGCATCTGAAGTTGCTCTATTACAAAGACTTCTTTTTCCCGAATTACCAATAAAATCTAATGGAGAGTTATTGGGACCTAAAAAAGTCTGGCTTAAAATATTATTTATTATTGAGACTTGGATCTCTGCTCAACTAGAGAAAGAATTATCTTCACTAAAAATTTTGAGAGAAATATATAGTTAA
- a CDS encoding glycosyltransferase family 4 protein: MVHIAWLGKKSPFCGNVTYGKSTTKELKARGHKISFIHFDNPSSSNSSKPLFLANDPDVSLPYLIKSQVYTIPSPRAEKELRLSLERLKPDIVHASLTLSPLDFRLPELCNEINVPLIGTFHPPFDAKNRNLTASTQQLTYQLYAPSLAKFDKIIIFSELQKNVLDKLGVPTEKQIVIPNGVDENIWKPFCEKSKKYDQVKNKLGNERIFLYMGRIANEKNIEALLRSWRQTKTQNCKLVIVGDGPMKPTLENSFSNLGNEKLIWWGAELDLETRIAIMQIAEVFFLPSLVEGLSLSLLEAMSAGTACVATDAGADGEVLDNGAGIVISTDNVASQLKTIIPILVEHPSFTKDLGEKARERILQRYTISKNINSLEKVYMNLKDNSKT, translated from the coding sequence GTGGTTCATATTGCCTGGTTGGGTAAAAAATCCCCTTTTTGCGGAAATGTAACTTATGGCAAATCAACTACTAAGGAATTGAAGGCCAGAGGGCATAAAATTAGTTTTATTCATTTCGACAATCCCTCTAGTTCAAATTCATCAAAACCATTATTTCTTGCAAATGATCCTGATGTAAGTCTCCCATATTTAATTAAATCTCAGGTTTATACAATACCCTCACCAAGGGCAGAAAAAGAACTAAGACTATCATTGGAAAGATTAAAACCTGACATAGTACATGCAAGCCTAACTTTATCTCCATTAGACTTTAGACTTCCAGAGCTTTGTAATGAAATTAATGTTCCTCTTATAGGAACATTTCATCCACCATTTGATGCAAAAAATAGAAATCTAACTGCGAGCACTCAACAATTAACCTATCAACTTTATGCTCCATCTTTAGCAAAGTTCGATAAAATAATTATTTTTTCTGAACTTCAAAAAAATGTTCTTGATAAATTAGGAGTACCTACAGAAAAACAAATAGTTATTCCAAACGGCGTTGATGAAAATATTTGGAAACCTTTTTGCGAAAAAAGTAAAAAATATGATCAGGTAAAAAACAAACTTGGAAATGAAAGAATCTTTTTATATATGGGAAGGATTGCAAATGAGAAAAATATCGAGGCACTTTTACGTTCTTGGCGCCAAACAAAAACTCAAAATTGCAAATTAGTTATTGTTGGGGATGGACCAATGAAGCCAACACTTGAAAATAGTTTTTCTAACCTTGGTAATGAGAAATTAATTTGGTGGGGTGCCGAATTAGATTTAGAAACTAGGATAGCAATAATGCAAATAGCAGAAGTTTTTTTCTTACCAAGCTTAGTAGAAGGTTTATCATTATCACTTTTAGAGGCAATGTCTGCTGGTACTGCTTGTGTAGCTACAGATGCCGGAGCTGACGGTGAAGTTTTAGATAACGGAGCAGGAATAGTAATTTCAACTGATAATGTGGCTTCACAACTAAAAACTATAATCCCAATTCTTGTAGAACACCCTTCATTTACAAAAGATCTTGGAGAGAAAGCTAGAGAACGTATACTTCAGAGATACACAATTAGTAAAAATATAAATTCACTTGAAAAAGTTTATATGAACTTAAAAGATAATTCAAAAACCTAA
- the proC gene encoding pyrroline-5-carboxylate reductase → MTDKIAVIGFGNIASAIVTPLLDNKLIHPENVFCVVNTEKSLEKIKNNYKHNINVYKSGSKESKIIWDCQYKLLSIKPQQLNDISEAHHIKNKDNLIVSILAGVSINRLAQKFPNHKCVRVVTNIPITIGKGLTGISWGEEITEDQKQFTKKLFENTSKIYEFTEDYLDIFLALTSSGPAIIALIIEALSDGGLSGGLPKIISEELVMEMILGTIFLIKENKLTTSELKNLVTSPGGTTISALRVLEKKSVRSALIESIVSASNRSKEFR, encoded by the coding sequence GTGACAGATAAAATTGCGGTAATTGGTTTTGGAAATATTGCAAGTGCTATAGTTACTCCTCTATTAGATAACAAATTAATTCATCCAGAGAATGTTTTTTGTGTTGTAAATACAGAAAAAAGTTTAGAAAAAATAAAAAATAATTATAAACATAATATAAACGTTTATAAATCAGGCTCTAAAGAGTCAAAAATAATTTGGGATTGTCAATATAAACTTCTTTCGATAAAACCCCAACAATTAAATGACATAAGTGAGGCCCATCATATAAAAAATAAGGACAATTTAATAGTTTCTATTCTTGCCGGAGTTTCAATAAATAGACTTGCTCAAAAGTTTCCTAATCATAAATGTGTGAGAGTGGTTACAAATATTCCAATAACTATTGGAAAAGGTTTAACAGGGATCTCTTGGGGAGAAGAAATTACAGAAGATCAGAAACAATTCACAAAAAAATTATTTGAAAATACTAGTAAAATTTATGAATTTACTGAAGATTACCTTGATATATTTTTAGCTTTAACTTCATCAGGTCCTGCAATTATTGCTTTAATTATAGAAGCATTAAGTGATGGAGGATTAAGCGGGGGATTACCAAAAATAATTTCAGAGGAACTTGTTATGGAAATGATATTAGGGACTATTTTTCTAATAAAGGAAAATAAACTTACTACTTCTGAGCTTAAAAATTTAGTAACCTCTCCAGGTGGAACAACTATTTCTGCTTTAAGGGTTTTAGAAAAAAAGAGTGTAAGGTCAGCATTAATTGAATCAATAGTTTCAGCTAGTAATAGAAGTAAGGAGTTTCGTTAG
- a CDS encoding cell division protein SepF, protein MSLISRLKAVVAGDEYLDDDFDELDYASEDELNDINNFKQNPKNANALANSNPFDFMNNNRSSKVVGMPGITNSSSEVSLMEPRSFDEMPQAIQALRERKTVILNLTMMDPDQAQRAVDFIAGGTYAIDGHQERVGESIFLFAPSCVNVTSSSPEEASPSSVSTENTPQYSLSKNTTPEPAWGNSKLSAYS, encoded by the coding sequence GTGTCACTTATTTCTAGATTAAAGGCAGTAGTTGCAGGGGATGAGTATCTCGATGATGATTTTGATGAGTTGGATTATGCTTCAGAGGATGAATTAAATGATATTAATAATTTCAAACAAAATCCAAAAAATGCAAATGCCCTTGCAAATTCCAATCCATTCGATTTTATGAATAATAACAGATCATCAAAAGTAGTTGGTATGCCTGGAATTACAAATTCATCCTCAGAAGTAAGCTTAATGGAACCAAGAAGTTTTGATGAGATGCCTCAAGCGATACAAGCATTAAGAGAAAGAAAAACTGTAATACTCAATTTAACTATGATGGATCCTGATCAAGCTCAAAGAGCGGTTGATTTTATTGCTGGGGGCACATATGCAATTGATGGACATCAAGAGAGAGTCGGTGAAAGTATTTTTCTTTTTGCTCCAAGTTGTGTAAATGTAACTAGTTCTTCCCCAGAAGAAGCTTCTCCTTCTTCTGTATCTACAGAAAACACACCACAATATAGTTTGAGCAAAAATACTACTCCTGAACCAGCATGGGGTAATTCTAAATTAAGTGCTTATTCATGA
- a CDS encoding YggS family pyridoxal phosphate-dependent enzyme, which translates to MNPANYLEIKNKIPSNVNILAVSKGFKSQEIKTIQNIGQNDFGESKVQEALEKQLTLKEHKQINWHFIGRIQSNKIRKIVQNFKYIHSVDSFEKLQKISNISREEKKNPLIMLQVKLSDDPTKGGFNPEFLIMNWREIQELKNISLTGLMTINPKGLSSKENSGLFKKCRALADSLQLPDCSMGMSGDWEEAIDAGSTWLRLGSLIFGGRS; encoded by the coding sequence GTGAACCCTGCAAATTATTTAGAAATAAAAAATAAAATTCCTTCAAATGTAAATATTCTTGCGGTAAGTAAAGGATTTAAAAGTCAAGAAATCAAGACTATTCAAAATATAGGTCAGAACGATTTTGGTGAAAGTAAGGTTCAAGAGGCGCTTGAAAAACAATTAACCTTAAAAGAACATAAACAAATAAATTGGCACTTTATTGGAAGAATACAAAGTAATAAAATAAGAAAAATAGTTCAAAATTTTAAATATATTCATTCAGTAGATTCATTTGAAAAGTTGCAAAAGATTTCTAATATTTCACGTGAAGAGAAGAAAAATCCATTAATAATGTTGCAGGTTAAGTTGAGTGATGACCCTACTAAAGGAGGCTTTAATCCTGAATTTTTAATAATGAATTGGAGAGAAATTCAAGAGTTGAAAAATATTTCATTAACTGGTTTGATGACTATCAATCCTAAAGGACTTAGCTCTAAAGAAAATTCAGGGTTGTTCAAAAAATGTCGTGCTCTCGCTGATTCACTGCAACTACCAGATTGTTCAATGGGGATGTCTGGTGATTGGGAGGAAGCTATTGACGCTGGATCTACTTGGTTAAGATTAGGATCATTGATTTTTGGAGGTAGATCCTAA
- a CDS encoding PII-interacting protein PipX family protein — protein MSSERYLNHPTFGMLYQVSPGNDGRDIYATLYAQKMFFLVEVRQREVFFEVIPYLDARNQAELNLQKARRKGSEELSKWENLFTQTFL, from the coding sequence TTGAGTTCTGAGCGTTATTTAAACCATCCAACATTTGGTATGTTGTACCAAGTCTCTCCTGGAAATGATGGAAGAGATATTTATGCGACTTTATACGCTCAAAAAATGTTTTTTTTGGTAGAAGTTAGACAGAGAGAAGTTTTTTTTGAAGTTATACCTTACTTAGATGCTCGTAATCAGGCGGAATTAAACCTTCAAAAAGCTAGAAGAAAAGGATCTGAAGAACTATCTAAATGGGAGAATTTATTTACGCAAACTTTCTTATAA
- a CDS encoding energy-coupling factor transporter transmembrane component T family protein, which yields MNLLTKFSVGQYVHGNRSWLRIIDSRLKIIIVMIFLITPIWAGPIWRLSLVGFLLLITFLSLLPSRVWWRSLFFLSCLSLLIGCISILASSDIQSLDGYLRNPNELQVVLESQKKWNILQIPLQKIWFINFGPYNLSRKAFELGIKTSTLIFTVIHSVNLMLLTTLQEDIVWGLSWFMYPLRKIGLPTSKWLFQLLIALRFIPLVQEELQNIIKSVSVRSINFRNLGLKKSFNVLLILVERLFQNIFLRIDHGAESLLSKKNIIVKTNRFRTLYPSKSLNVIVNTLSICFICIAIFLRKLYGAL from the coding sequence ATGAATTTGCTAACCAAATTTTCTGTTGGTCAATACGTTCATGGTAATAGAAGTTGGCTAAGAATTATAGATAGTAGATTAAAAATAATTATCGTAATGATATTTTTAATTACTCCAATCTGGGCAGGTCCAATATGGAGATTGAGTTTAGTTGGTTTTTTACTTTTAATTACTTTTTTAAGTTTATTGCCATCTAGAGTATGGTGGCGATCACTATTTTTTCTCTCATGCTTGTCACTTTTAATTGGATGTATATCAATTCTTGCCTCTTCTGATATTCAATCTCTTGATGGCTACTTGAGAAATCCCAATGAGTTGCAAGTAGTACTGGAAAGCCAAAAAAAATGGAATATTTTGCAAATTCCTTTGCAGAAGATATGGTTTATTAATTTTGGTCCCTATAACTTATCAAGAAAAGCCTTTGAACTAGGAATAAAAACCTCCACTTTGATATTTACCGTTATTCATAGTGTGAATTTGATGCTTTTAACCACATTGCAGGAAGACATTGTATGGGGATTAAGTTGGTTTATGTATCCATTAAGAAAGATTGGATTGCCAACTAGTAAGTGGCTGTTTCAGTTGTTAATTGCATTACGTTTTATTCCTCTAGTGCAGGAAGAACTTCAAAATATCATTAAATCAGTGTCAGTTAGATCAATAAATTTTCGAAATTTAGGATTAAAGAAATCTTTTAATGTTTTGTTAATCTTAGTGGAGAGATTATTTCAAAATATTTTTCTGAGAATTGATCATGGAGCAGAATCATTACTTTCAAAAAAAAATATTATTGTTAAAACCAACAGATTTAGAACTCTTTATCCTTCAAAATCACTCAATGTAATTGTTAATACATTATCGATTTGTTTTATTTGCATAGCAATTTTTCTTAGAAAACTGTATGGTGCATTATAA
- the der gene encoding ribosome biogenesis GTPase Der: MILPTIAIIGRPNVGKSTLVNRLCQSNDAIVFDKPGVTRDRTYQNASWGGKEFQIVDTGGLVFDDDSEFLPEIRTQVFLALEEASLALLVVDGNQGVTDGDLSIAKWLRNSNCKTIVAVNKCESTTLGISLASEFWKLGLGEPNPVSAIHGSGTGDLLDLVIGELPENNIQDDEEKIMMSIIGRPNVGKSSLLNSICGEKRAIVSDISGTTTDSIDTLIKKGDNHWKIIDTAGIRRKKNVKYGTEFFGINRAFKSIDRSDVCVLVIDAIDGVTDQDQKLAGRIEEQGRACIIVVNKWDLVEKNSSTIYQVEKELRSKLYFLHWSKMIFISALTGQRVDNIFEHALNAVNQHRRRVTTSVVNEVLKESISWKSPPTKRSGKQGRLYYGTQVKNKPPTFTLFVNDPKLFGITYRRYIEKQIRVNLGFEGTPLILLWRGKQQRVLNKEVERENIELIQKD; the protein is encoded by the coding sequence TTGATTCTTCCTACAATAGCAATTATCGGAAGACCTAACGTTGGGAAATCTACCTTAGTTAATCGTCTTTGCCAAAGTAATGATGCAATAGTATTTGATAAGCCAGGTGTTACAAGAGATAGAACTTATCAAAATGCTTCATGGGGAGGTAAGGAATTTCAAATAGTTGATACTGGAGGTTTAGTTTTTGATGATGATAGTGAATTTCTCCCAGAGATAAGGACACAAGTTTTCTTAGCTCTTGAAGAGGCTTCACTCGCGTTACTGGTGGTAGATGGGAATCAAGGCGTTACTGATGGTGATTTATCAATAGCAAAATGGTTAAGAAACTCAAACTGTAAAACAATTGTTGCTGTTAATAAATGTGAATCGACTACTCTAGGAATATCCCTAGCCTCAGAGTTCTGGAAATTAGGATTGGGCGAACCTAATCCTGTATCAGCTATTCATGGTTCAGGTACTGGAGATCTATTAGATCTCGTTATTGGCGAACTTCCTGAAAATAATATCCAGGATGATGAAGAAAAGATAATGATGTCTATTATTGGTAGGCCTAATGTTGGTAAATCTAGTTTGTTAAATTCAATCTGTGGAGAAAAAAGAGCAATAGTTAGTGATATTAGTGGTACGACAACTGATTCAATAGATACGCTCATTAAAAAAGGTGATAATCATTGGAAAATTATTGATACTGCAGGGATTAGAAGAAAGAAAAATGTTAAATATGGCACTGAATTTTTTGGTATTAATAGGGCTTTTAAATCTATAGATAGAAGTGATGTTTGTGTTTTAGTTATAGATGCTATTGATGGAGTAACTGATCAAGACCAGAAGCTGGCTGGGCGCATAGAAGAACAAGGCAGAGCTTGCATAATTGTTGTTAATAAATGGGATCTTGTGGAAAAAAATAGTTCAACAATCTATCAAGTAGAAAAAGAACTTAGATCTAAACTTTATTTTTTACACTGGTCAAAAATGATTTTTATATCTGCCCTAACTGGTCAAAGGGTTGATAATATTTTTGAGCATGCTCTTAATGCTGTAAATCAACATAGAAGAAGAGTTACAACATCTGTAGTTAATGAAGTACTTAAAGAATCAATCAGTTGGAAAAGTCCTCCAACGAAGAGAAGCGGAAAGCAAGGTAGGCTTTATTACGGTACTCAAGTAAAGAACAAACCTCCCACTTTTACTCTTTTTGTAAATGACCCTAAATTATTTGGAATAACTTATAGAAGATATATTGAAAAACAAATTAGAGTAAATTTAGGCTTTGAAGGGACACCCCTTATTTTACTTTGGAGAGGGAAACAGCAAAGAGTTTTAAATAAAGAAGTCGAAAGAGAAAATATTGAGTTAATTCAAAAAGATTAA
- a CDS encoding DUF1823 family protein, with amino-acid sequence MYKKEKLVENKFTWPICKDLLFLVLEDRVSDVFVCELVWERLFYTKELSKNDWAFSALTPFYWSEKFEKAPQIISERPASIHLTRSIPKEYKQGLKNFLNFKGYKINELYPRRTRRATAVNWLIYWAIENDCFSKDSGFMPSPSSPPVNPVKGHFGDPEIK; translated from the coding sequence ATGTATAAAAAAGAAAAATTAGTTGAAAATAAATTTACATGGCCAATATGCAAGGATCTATTATTTCTCGTTCTCGAAGATAGAGTTAGTGATGTTTTTGTTTGTGAATTGGTTTGGGAAAGACTTTTTTATACTAAAGAACTCTCTAAAAATGATTGGGCATTTAGCGCATTGACTCCTTTTTATTGGTCAGAAAAATTTGAAAAAGCTCCTCAAATCATTTCAGAGCGACCAGCCTCAATACATTTGACTCGATCAATTCCAAAAGAATATAAACAGGGATTGAAAAATTTTCTCAATTTTAAAGGTTATAAGATTAATGAACTCTATCCAAGAAGAACTAGAAGAGCGACGGCAGTAAATTGGTTGATTTATTGGGCGATTGAAAATGATTGTTTTTCAAAAGATAGTGGATTCATGCCAAGTCCTAGTTCACCCCCTGTTAATCCAGTTAAAGGACATTTTGGCGATCCAGAAATTAAATAA
- the cobI gene encoding precorrin-2 C(20)-methyltransferase, whose product MIIKKFLSLLNPYKTDLPTLTIVGVGPGDPSLLTIAAVDAIKKAKVIVFPISDDNKKSFAAEIVKKYTKFKKNIPIIFPMARKDFDPDEIWSNAAKKIVKSIQNGESVVLLCLGDTSLFASSSNILRLIKNNHAEIITKTIPGISSISAAAALNDFDLVKKGETLIIKECPSSESELTTLIRESKANKTVLAIMKVGKRWNLVREILKKEDIINTTLIALSVGMPDQIIQYASQYNKEFMPYFSLILIRFD is encoded by the coding sequence ATGATAATAAAAAAGTTCTTAAGTTTACTTAATCCATATAAAACTGATTTACCAACATTAACCATCGTTGGTGTAGGCCCTGGAGATCCATCGCTTTTAACAATTGCTGCTGTGGATGCAATAAAAAAAGCGAAAGTTATAGTTTTCCCAATATCAGATGATAATAAAAAGAGTTTTGCTGCGGAAATAGTCAAGAAATACACCAAATTTAAAAAAAATATCCCTATCATCTTTCCAATGGCTAGGAAGGATTTTGATCCAGATGAAATATGGTCTAATGCTGCAAAAAAAATTGTGAAATCTATACAAAATGGCGAATCAGTTGTTTTACTTTGTCTTGGAGATACTTCGCTATTTGCAAGTTCTTCTAATATCTTGAGGTTAATAAAAAATAATCATGCTGAAATTATTACCAAAACAATACCTGGTATTTCCTCTATTTCAGCGGCAGCAGCTTTGAATGATTTTGATTTGGTAAAAAAAGGCGAGACATTAATCATCAAAGAATGCCCTTCTTCAGAATCTGAACTAACAACCCTAATTAGGGAAAGTAAGGCAAATAAAACGGTATTGGCCATTATGAAAGTTGGCAAAAGATGGAATTTAGTTAGGGAAATTTTAAAAAAAGAGGATATTATCAATACAACATTAATAGCTTTGAGTGTTGGGATGCCTGATCAAATTATTCAATATGCATCACAATATAATAAGGAATTTATGCCTTATTTTTCTTTGATTTTGATAAGGTTCGATTAA
- a CDS encoding tRNA-(ms[2]io[6]A)-hydroxylase, with the protein MLVDFKRPISHIKYLSSFTSDEWIKLALSNPIDILIDHAHCERKAAGVAIQLMFRYPSEPNLAEVLSPIAREELEHFEKILYFLKDLGHSLESLKPPPYGAELSKNIRKEEPNRMLDSFLIAGLIEARSHERLSLLALNYEDKSFKSLYESLLESEARHFGVYWKLAQTKFSKDQTFKRLEELSAIESAILAETFILPRVHS; encoded by the coding sequence ATGCTAGTCGATTTTAAAAGGCCCATTTCTCATATTAAATATTTATCATCATTTACCTCAGATGAGTGGATCAAACTCGCATTATCTAATCCAATAGATATTCTTATTGACCATGCTCATTGTGAAAGAAAAGCAGCAGGAGTAGCTATTCAATTGATGTTTAGATATCCATCAGAACCAAATCTGGCAGAAGTTTTAAGTCCAATAGCGAGAGAGGAATTAGAGCATTTTGAGAAAATACTTTATTTTTTAAAGGATCTTGGACATTCTCTTGAGTCCTTAAAACCGCCTCCATATGGAGCTGAGTTGTCCAAGAATATAAGAAAGGAAGAGCCCAATAGAATGCTTGATAGTTTCTTAATAGCAGGACTTATTGAAGCAAGAAGTCATGAAAGATTAAGCTTGCTTGCGCTGAATTATGAAGATAAATCGTTTAAATCCCTTTATGAGTCTCTGCTAGAGAGTGAGGCAAGGCATTTTGGAGTTTACTGGAAACTAGCGCAAACTAAATTCTCTAAAGATCAAACTTTCAAAAGGTTAGAGGAATTGTCTGCAATTGAGTCAGCAATACTGGCTGAAACTTTTATATTGCCAAGGGTACATAGCTAA
- the aroQ gene encoding type II 3-dehydroquinate dehydratase, translating to MNILLINGPNLNLLGTREPEIYGNKTLSDIEKDLIKVAKEKSINLECFQSNHEGEIVDKIQESVKSIQGILINAGAFTHTSISIRDALIGSKIPFVELHISNIFSREDFRKESFLTDKAIGIISGFGISSYSLALEGIIGYLSIKD from the coding sequence ATGAATATTTTATTGATAAATGGACCAAATCTTAATCTTTTGGGCACTAGAGAACCTGAAATATATGGTAATAAAACATTGAGTGATATAGAAAAAGATTTAATTAAAGTTGCTAAAGAAAAAAGTATTAATCTTGAATGTTTTCAAAGTAATCACGAAGGAGAAATAGTAGATAAAATTCAGGAGTCTGTAAAAAGTATCCAAGGTATTCTTATAAATGCTGGTGCTTTTACTCATACCTCGATTTCTATTCGTGATGCTTTAATTGGATCGAAAATCCCTTTTGTAGAGTTACATATTTCAAATATTTTCAGTAGAGAAGATTTTCGTAAAGAATCTTTTCTTACAGATAAAGCTATAGGAATTATTAGTGGATTCGGCATATCAAGTTATTCCTTAGCTCTTGAAGGAATTATTGGATATTTGAGTATTAAAGATTAA
- a CDS encoding DUF3764 family protein: protein MSLETTVFTFKLSNTFEEWVKMFDSPEIDAFHKTVGLTPLYRGKSLIDPKEVIVIHQAEEGVAKHVFSDPETIKNIESGGHIYSTTKITSWVSE, encoded by the coding sequence ATGTCTCTTGAAACTACTGTTTTCACATTTAAACTTTCAAATACATTTGAGGAGTGGGTAAAAATGTTTGACAGTCCAGAGATAGATGCATTTCATAAAACGGTAGGCCTTACTCCTTTATATCGTGGCAAAAGTTTAATTGATCCAAAAGAAGTGATTGTTATTCATCAAGCTGAAGAAGGCGTGGCTAAGCATGTTTTTTCAGATCCAGAAACCATCAAGAATATAGAATCTGGAGGGCATATTTATAGCACAACGAAAATTACAAGTTGGGTTTCTGAGTAG
- a CDS encoding phosphoenolpyruvate carboxykinase has translation MNQNSVKIIGINDDPRKDSHLVYVNQADGLKGVLNRDFDEWSNFDSWESISVQQWIFSRALEVFRGMKIDIKCDCCEHNDFIPNDFESIRKEKCFGKKSAYMIEKVVDEIVLAKARRESDGTYST, from the coding sequence ATGAATCAAAATTCTGTCAAAATAATTGGAATAAATGATGATCCAAGAAAAGATTCACACTTAGTATATGTAAATCAGGCTGATGGATTAAAAGGCGTCCTTAATAGGGATTTTGATGAATGGTCTAATTTTGATAGTTGGGAAAGTATTTCAGTTCAGCAATGGATTTTCTCAAGGGCTTTGGAGGTTTTCAGAGGTATGAAAATTGATATTAAATGCGATTGTTGTGAACATAATGATTTTATCCCAAATGATTTTGAGAGCATTAGAAAAGAAAAATGCTTTGGTAAAAAAAGTGCTTACATGATTGAAAAAGTTGTAGATGAAATTGTATTGGCTAAGGCAAGAAGAGAAAGTGATGGAACATACTCTACGTAA